AGAATCTAGTTAAACAAAAGATTGAGGGAACGTAGAACGGAAAGGCTTGGGAAACAAAAGCAATGATGGAATCTAGGACTCCATTGGAACAGCTAGAAATAGAGCTCAATAAGAGAGTTGAGCACAAGGAGCAGATTGAACAGTTAAAGTCTTATTTGAAGGAAAAGTTATATTTTCAGTTTTTGGAATCCTCTttggaatatatttctaCTGATGGTCTCAAGGTTTGCGGAAACGAACTATGCGAATTCTTGGTAAATGCAGTTGAACCACTTAAAAGTAACTTTGATCCTTTGAGGTATGCAGTGTTTGTTGGGGAGGTTTTATCGAGGAGCCCCATCAGTATCCAAGAAAAGGTGGAGCTTCTCAAAAAAACAATGGGAGATGAGGATTTATATCAagtaaaagaaaattacaAGAATGCGAGCTTGACTCAAGAACAAAATATTGCACCAAAACAAGAAATCAAGGGTGATCTATACTTTAGATGCTTGCTAGCATTGGAGTATTCCAAGTCCAAGGATCTAAGTGTCGATTGTGAGGAAATGCTCGAGTTTTTAACCAAAAAGTTGGAGTTTTATAGGGGACTTGAGGCTGAAATATTAGCTTTATATCATCGTTCATATGCCTCTTATGAGAAAACAATGGGGAGAGTGAGCAGGTTTTACAGACAAACTATACACTACTTATCTTATACTCCTCTCAACAAAATACCTTATAAAGAAAAACCATCTTTGGTTTACGAGCTAATTATGGCTGCAGTCATTTctgaagaaatatataatatggGTGAGCTTGTTCTTCATCCAATTGTTCAGGAATTTAGTTCCATAGTTAAAGGAAATAACTCTAATCAGATGATAGATGAACTGACAAAAAAAGAGTTTGCAGAAAACGCATGGATACTTGAAATATTAGTTTCATTGCATGAAGGTGATCTTAACTCTTTTATGAATGCTATTACAAAGTATCAAGATAAGGTTAGTAAAACCCCACTTTCCACTCCAGATGCCAGGGTATGCATTACCAAAAAGACTGCAACTCTAGCACTTATGGACTTAGCCTTTAGGAAGAATAAGAACGAGAGAGTTCTCACTTTTGACGAAATTGCAAAGCATTGTAGGATTGGAGCAAATGAAATTGAGCTATTAGTCATGAAGGCAATTAATATGAACTTGATAAAAGGTATTATTGACCAGGCTTCTCAGACTGTAGAAATTAGTTGGGTACACTCTAGAGTATTAGACAAAACaagaatgaaattattaatggaCAAGATTGATAATTGGATCGGTTCCACCACGGATATTGTTTCCCAACTTGAGAATATTGCTCCTGAGCTTGTGAATTCCTAATATATGTTTGAATATATACAAGTATAAAGTATTAAACACAATGAAATAGGATctaatttagaaataaaagaaaataactttaaCATTTTAATTCGTATTTTGCTACTTTTTCTAATTGAATCTATTCTATATTTTTGACAGAATAAGTAATTAGGCTTAGTTTTCTgtgtttaataataaaatttgcTCTAAGAATAAAATGTGAAAACAGATTCAATGGCAAAATTTAAGACATGAGGAAGTAGTGAACTAGTTGAATGTTTTTCTTGATGAAGTGAGAAAAACTCGATGggtatttaaaaaattaaagaaagttTTTGACGGTTTCGTAAGTACCCCAACATAAAGCATATGATGGAGCAATTAAAAGTGACCTGGCTAAAGCTCCGGAATACATTCCTCTGATACCTTGTTTTCTTAAAGTATCAATAAAAGCTTTTTTAACGCTAGGATAAACAACTCTTAACGTTTCTTTTTGGGAAACATGACATGCTTGCGTTTGAAGCTTAGTTTTAATAAGATCGAGAGGGTTAGTAATAAATGCTGCAGTTCCACCACTAATTCCAGCAATAACAAAATTGAATGTGTTTTGTTTAAGCAAATCATCcttattttttccaaaaagGGATTTGAGATTctcatttaataatacaaataaacCAGTTTGGGGGATATTCATAAACAAAGTTATAGGTAGGGACCTATAAAATGACCGAATTCCCTCCCTTTTGAACATTGTTATAATACAATCAGCCATTCCTTTATAAGAACCAACTTGTAATCTTTGCTTAATAACATCAAGAGGGGTGGCAATAATATCATGAGAAATGGTTGATAATCCACCACATATAGCAGGGGAAACCACTGAATTGAATATACTCGTATTGGCGTCATGTAAAAGACTAGATTTACTTTCAGCTCGTTTTTCTAGTTTCTTAGTAATTTTTGACATCAACCTCTTAGAAAACTCGTAAGTAGTAAACATAGATGCGTGAGCTGGGACATTGCCAAATACTACAGCAGGAAATCCTCTAAAAAGAGCTCTTGCTCCATTGCTTCTAATAAATGCAATCATACCTCGATTTCCTGTTAAACCATCAACCTTTCCAGATTGTAGGCATGTCTTAATTGTATCTAGGGGAAAAAAGCAGGAATGCTCCATAACCCCTGCAATACTACCCGCTAGGGAGTGTTTCCAAAAAGGAATATCTCCTTTCCAGATTTCCCAGTCCTCAATATCTTTCTCCATAACTTTAGTAtcttttttcctttaaaaTTCAATGTTAGGCGCcaattttaaaagaaaattaagaaaaaataattagtcGATTAAATTTCCCACATAACTAAATTGTAAAATTCTTTCACAATTAACCCAGTGATGAAAATGACTGCATGCTTTAGAAACATCTTGGCCTGCAAACTGAAGTAAGATTTCTTTACCTAAAGAGAAGAATTTGTTTTCACTTGTTCACGTTAAATTTGGTCAAACTTACCTCCAGGGTGGAACTCTAGATATTTTGTAATGTCGTAAACTTTTCCTTGATAAGATATCCAGCAATCTTTCTCACTGTTGTGAGTTTTTAGTTCTTCTTTAGTAATTGGTCTGCATTGTTTTGGAGCAGAACCTTCCTGATCCTTCATTAACCCCATATACCTAGCTTGATTAATCGATGACCTTTTGCCTTCTTTAAGTCCTTTAATTTTAGTCGCACTCTCAGTTATCATTGCCTTATTTGGGTTGCCTTGTTTTACTACTCgaatgatattaaaagCACAATCTTCGACCAGTTCGTCTAATGTTGTGGCTCTCCAACAAACTTTATCGCCTTCTTCCAAGTATGATACCTCTATTTCTAATAAGTCATCTCCGCAAAATTTCCCATGAATACGAATAGATTTgtccaaataatttaccAGGTTTTGCTTTGTCTGACCTCCTGGCCAAGTAAGGTTTAAGTCTTCACTATCTGCAAACTTACAGACTAATAAGCCTGATCTCTTCAAACCCATTCCAGCCATTTGGCTGGGACATACTTGACCCAAAAGCATATACTAAGTTCTTAAAAGAAGCAAAATTAGAAGACTATTGCACGAAAGAAGtgtaaaaaattaattatttgcCTTTATAGTTAATAAATTGTTCATGCAGAACCTTTTACGCGCAATTCTcatttttagaaaattacaatatttattttttatcaaattttaaatcCAAGTTCTAGAGGTATTATAAAAACATAACTTCTTAAAAACtactatttaattaattatggTATAATTTTCTCTCTTGCTCAATTCTTATTCACTTTAGAATTCATATATTAATCTCATATCTAATATAGACCATTTTTTTGGCGGTAACTGGCATTCTTGTATAAGCTGATTTTGTTTTTGCATATTTCcagtttaatatttttgagtAAAATAgatattcttttatttttgataaattgAAACTTTTTGGAAATGTTATGCTT
The Cryptosporidium parvum Iowa II chromosome 2, whole genome shotgun sequence genome window above contains:
- a CDS encoding proteasome regulatory subunit Rpn9, PINT domain, which produces MMESRTPLEQLEIELNKRVEHKEQIEQLKSYLKEKLYFQFLESSLEYISTDGLKVCGNELCEFLVNAVEPLKSNFDPLRYAVFVGEVLSRSPISIQEKVELLKKTMGDEDLYQVKENYKNASLTQEQNIAPKQEIKGDLYFRCLLALEYSKSKDLSVDCEEMLEFLTKKLEFYRGLEAEILALYHRSYASYEKTMGRVSRFYRQTIHYLSYTPLNKIPYKEKPSLVYELIMAAVISEEIYNMGELVLHPIVQEFSSIVKGNNSNQMIDELTKKEFAENAWILEILVSLHEGDLNSFMNAITKYQDKVSKTPLSTPDARVCITKKTATLALMDLAFRKNKNERVLTFDEIAKHCRIGANEIELLVMKAINMNLIKGIIDQASQTVEISWVHSRVLDKTRMKLLMDKIDNWIGSTTDIVSQLENIAPELVNS
- a CDS encoding mitochondrial carrier protein is translated as MEKDIEDWEIWKGDIPFWKHSLAGSIAGVMEHSCFFPLDTIKTCLQSGKVDGLTGNRGMIAFIRSNGARALFRGFPAVVFGNVPAHASMFTTYEFSKRLMSKITKKLEKRAESKSSLLHDANTSIFNSVVSPAICGGLSTISHDIIATPLDVIKQRLQVGSYKGMADCIITMFKREGIRSFYRSLPITLFMNIPQTGLFVLLNENLKSLFGKNKDDLLKQNTFNFVIAGISGGTAAFITNPLDLIKTKLQTQACHVSQKETLRVVYPSVKKAFIDTLRKQGIRGMYSGALARSLLIAPSYALCWGTYETVKNFL
- a CDS encoding flavohemoprotein b5+b5R (DJ676J13.1) (flavohemoprotein b5+b5R cytochrome b-type NAD(P)H, giving the protein MLLGQVCPSQMAGMGLKRSGLLVCKFADSEDLNLTWPGGQTKQNLVNYLDKSIRIHGKFCGDDLLEIEVSYLEEGDKVCWRATTLDELVEDCAFNIIRVVKQGNPNKAMITESATKIKGLKEGKRSSINQARYMGLMKDQEGSAPKQCRPITKEELKTHNSEKDCWISYQGKVYDITKYLEFHPGGKFDQI